The following coding sequences are from one Desulfosporosinus orientis DSM 765 window:
- a CDS encoding anaerobic glycerol-3-phosphate dehydrogenase subunit C: MQIEMDGQDKVSSLDACIKCSACTALCPVAAVYPSFPGPKSLGPDAERFRLEGIATYTRYLKDCSNCKTCEVTCPSGVRITDMILRAREMALQEGQTGGKDRRRRVRDRILGRAEYLGRLGTVFPNLTNEMLKLSFLRGGLENALGISRYAPLPAYKPKFKPTKNTSPANSKQVVYFPGCFVTYNDSLTGLAVVRVLEHQGYDVIVPAFGCCGVPLQANGEFEGARKNVRKNLSLLNPYLQAGIPVITSCTSCSLALKEEYPKSRVPGGELIGQQTYDLFEFLWFLHERGELKKDFQEVTVSLGYHAPCHLKAQGIGIPSLRLLRLIPGVQVTNLDSECCGLSGSYGYKREKYPLAMEIGGPLFARVQAGVTNREFQSIITECGGCQVQIQHGSGIEIKHPIWIFLKAYGLSLT; this comes from the coding sequence ATGCAGATTGAAATGGATGGACAAGATAAAGTCAGTAGTTTGGATGCATGTATTAAGTGTAGTGCCTGTACTGCCCTATGCCCTGTTGCAGCCGTGTATCCTTCCTTTCCGGGACCTAAAAGTCTCGGGCCTGATGCAGAACGATTCCGGCTGGAAGGCATAGCCACGTATACCAGGTATTTAAAGGACTGTTCTAATTGTAAAACGTGTGAAGTTACTTGTCCCTCTGGGGTAAGAATTACGGATATGATTTTGAGAGCGAGGGAAATGGCCCTTCAGGAAGGGCAAACAGGGGGAAAGGACCGGCGCCGCCGAGTCCGGGACCGAATCTTAGGTCGGGCAGAATACTTGGGACGGTTAGGAACGGTTTTTCCGAATCTGACCAATGAGATGCTAAAACTGTCTTTCCTGCGGGGGGGATTGGAAAACGCCTTGGGCATCAGCCGTTATGCTCCCTTACCTGCCTATAAACCCAAATTTAAACCGACGAAAAATACGAGTCCTGCTAACTCCAAGCAGGTTGTCTATTTTCCCGGTTGTTTTGTTACGTATAATGACAGTTTGACGGGTCTGGCGGTCGTAAGGGTTTTGGAGCACCAGGGGTATGACGTGATCGTACCTGCTTTCGGCTGTTGCGGGGTGCCCCTTCAAGCCAACGGAGAGTTTGAAGGAGCCAGAAAGAACGTCAGAAAAAACCTATCCTTGCTGAATCCTTATTTGCAGGCGGGAATTCCGGTGATAACATCCTGCACCAGCTGCAGCTTAGCGTTGAAGGAGGAGTATCCAAAGAGCAGGGTGCCCGGAGGGGAACTTATAGGTCAACAGACTTATGATTTATTCGAGTTTCTTTGGTTTCTGCATGAGAGAGGAGAACTTAAAAAAGATTTTCAAGAGGTTACCGTATCCCTTGGTTACCATGCTCCCTGCCATTTAAAGGCTCAAGGTATTGGAATCCCTTCCCTGCGCTTATTGCGCTTAATTCCGGGAGTACAGGTTACCAATCTCGATTCAGAGTGCTGCGGCTTATCGGGGAGTTATGGCTATAAGCGGGAGAAATATCCGCTGGCCATGGAAATCGGCGGGCCTTTATTTGCGCGTGTTCAGGCCGGCGTAACTAATAGAGAATTCCAAAGCATAATCACGGAATGCGGGGGGTGTCAGGTTCAAATTCAGCATGGATCGGGGATAGAAATCAAACACCCGATTTGGATTTTCCTGAAAGCTTACGGGCTGTCCCTGACTTAG
- a CDS encoding glycerol-3-phosphate responsive antiterminator: MWKVDMISKMNFKEALIKSRIVPAVKHLEDLTEVLNIPGVSVVILIGGDINDLEGVLKVRSRYPEKSLLAHVDLIEGIGKDEAGMRYLKRLGLEGVVSVKWQLLRYAKENNLLTVQRLFLVDSEAIRTGLKVIKKVTPDAIEILPATVPKFAIEEFLKVTDLSILGGGLLRTAEDVHTALNNGLTAVTASRRNLWKLRLT, encoded by the coding sequence ATGTGGAAGGTTGACATGATCAGTAAAATGAATTTTAAAGAAGCTTTAATAAAGAGCCGAATCGTTCCTGCTGTTAAGCATCTGGAGGATTTAACGGAGGTCTTAAACATACCCGGAGTTTCCGTAGTGATTCTAATTGGCGGGGATATTAATGATTTAGAAGGGGTTCTGAAAGTCCGCAGCAGATACCCTGAGAAATCCTTGCTCGCTCATGTTGATTTAATTGAAGGCATCGGCAAAGATGAGGCAGGAATGCGTTACTTGAAACGCTTAGGCCTTGAAGGAGTTGTTTCGGTAAAATGGCAGCTTTTGCGCTATGCCAAAGAAAACAATCTATTAACGGTACAAAGGTTGTTTTTAGTGGATTCAGAAGCCATTCGCACGGGATTAAAAGTCATTAAAAAGGTAACCCCGGATGCTATCGAAATATTACCTGCCACCGTACCGAAATTTGCCATCGAAGAGTTCTTAAAGGTCACGGATTTAAGTATTTTAGGAGGAGGACTGCTGCGGACAGCGGAGGACGTACATACGGCCCTAAATAATGGTTTGACAGCGGTGACAGCAAGCCGGAGAAACCTCTGGAAGCTGCGTTTGACCTAA
- a CDS encoding phosphate signaling complex PhoU family protein, translating to MFRKSGYDKVLLNLRVMTAELAEAVQNHLKAAIEALEKGETVLDWERQDDVIDQLRDNIVDRSYDIMSLQQLRDQDLRWLLGFRRMAQELERSADYACDLAELSELRPEKDWPADIRQMAKQLLFMIEYTTAILKGNKEIDRDLADEDDVLDEAYAEFKEALLKGSPRFNEGQLGIFLVIARTIERMGDHIVNVAETLLYIQTGKRRLAD from the coding sequence ATGTTTCGCAAATCAGGGTATGATAAGGTTTTGTTAAATCTGCGTGTGATGACGGCAGAGTTGGCCGAAGCAGTACAAAATCATTTAAAGGCAGCTATTGAAGCTCTGGAAAAGGGCGAGACGGTTCTGGATTGGGAAAGGCAAGATGACGTTATTGATCAATTAAGAGATAATATCGTGGATCGAAGTTATGACATCATGAGCTTACAGCAGCTTCGAGACCAGGATTTGCGGTGGCTGTTAGGGTTTCGGCGCATGGCTCAAGAGCTTGAACGATCTGCCGACTATGCCTGTGATCTGGCTGAACTGAGCGAGCTGAGGCCGGAGAAAGATTGGCCGGCAGACATCCGGCAGATGGCTAAGCAATTACTGTTTATGATCGAGTACACAACGGCTATTTTAAAGGGTAATAAAGAAATTGACAGGGATTTGGCAGATGAGGATGATGTTTTAGATGAAGCCTATGCTGAATTTAAGGAGGCCCTGTTAAAAGGGAGCCCACGGTTTAATGAGGGGCAACTGGGAATTTTTCTGGTGATTGCCCGTACAATTGAACGCATGGGAGACCATATTGTCAATGTTGCAGAGACGCTTTTATATATCCAAACCGGCAAGCGGAGGCTGGCTGATTGA
- the glpB gene encoding anaerobic glycerol-3-phosphate dehydrogenase subunit GlpB: protein MWDGIVVGGGLAGLLAGIRGAERGKEILIISEGVGSLIYSSGVIDVGNPGLLTKQKNHPYALLGETALNKALDYFRTLFPDYRGERGEVQYALTPLGTSRQGGLIPEGLNAGVLQDGQLMVLMVPEGMKDFFPEVIKVNLEKTYPQSVLTIHQFRLEAFEAWYALGKPITGMDYARYWCSAPGTRALKNVFNSLVQRLENTTTDLRNIVIIFPGLSAGFSMLLQEELKRLPFPVLEMTAFPPSFAGYELYQALRKRFKALGGEMIVGAGVKEVERQGKRCQRILVQSKGKDSEFRARKFVLATGGIFGGGIEVTPQEAKEMVFGLPLFVPRGEWTKAEFLGEQPYARMGVEVDHELRPLDLKTHELIWENVRVIGRMLAHWDPWMEHCGGGVALASGWFAGEKM, encoded by the coding sequence ATGTGGGATGGCATTGTCGTCGGAGGGGGTCTGGCAGGTCTTTTGGCCGGAATTCGAGGCGCTGAAAGGGGCAAAGAAATATTAATAATCTCAGAAGGGGTTGGAAGTCTGATCTATAGCTCTGGGGTAATTGATGTAGGGAACCCAGGGCTGTTAACTAAGCAAAAGAATCATCCTTATGCCTTATTGGGAGAAACAGCTCTTAATAAGGCCTTGGATTATTTCCGAACTCTATTTCCTGATTACCGGGGGGAAAGGGGTGAGGTTCAATACGCCCTCACTCCCTTGGGAACGTCCAGACAAGGAGGGTTAATTCCTGAAGGACTGAATGCCGGGGTTTTACAAGATGGCCAGCTAATGGTGCTGATGGTGCCGGAGGGGATGAAGGATTTTTTTCCGGAGGTCATAAAAGTCAATTTGGAAAAGACTTATCCTCAAAGTGTCTTAACCATACACCAATTTCGTCTGGAAGCCTTTGAAGCCTGGTATGCTCTTGGCAAACCCATAACAGGAATGGATTATGCCAGGTACTGGTGCTCTGCCCCGGGAACCCGGGCATTGAAAAATGTGTTTAATTCTCTGGTGCAAAGATTAGAGAACACGACCACAGATCTCCGCAATATTGTAATAATCTTCCCCGGACTTTCTGCAGGATTTTCAATGCTCTTACAAGAGGAATTAAAGAGACTGCCGTTTCCGGTTCTGGAGATGACGGCTTTTCCGCCGTCCTTTGCCGGCTATGAACTCTATCAAGCATTGAGGAAACGATTTAAAGCTTTGGGCGGGGAGATGATCGTAGGAGCAGGCGTTAAAGAGGTTGAACGGCAGGGAAAGCGTTGTCAAAGGATTCTTGTCCAGAGTAAAGGTAAAGATTCTGAGTTTAGGGCCCGCAAATTTGTCTTGGCAACGGGTGGAATTTTCGGCGGCGGCATAGAAGTAACCCCTCAAGAAGCCAAAGAGATGGTGTTTGGGTTACCCCTGTTTGTCCCAAGGGGTGAGTGGACGAAGGCAGAGTTTCTAGGTGAACAGCCTTACGCTCGTATGGGGGTTGAAGTTGATCATGAACTCCGTCCCCTGGATTTAAAGACCCATGAACTAATTTGGGAAAATGTACGCGTCATTGGACGAATGCTTGCTCATTGGGACCCGTGGATGGAGCACTGCGGGGGAGGAGTAGCTCTGGCTTCAGGATGGTTTGCAGGGGAGAAAATGTAG
- a CDS encoding ABC transporter ATP-binding protein, which translates to MAGLVLRNVVKKFEQSTVVHNFNLEIEDKEFLVLVGPSGCGKSTTLRMIAGLEGISSGEIMIDGKLVNDLAPKDRDIAMVFQSYALYPHMNVFENMAFGLKLNKYPKKEIVQRVKEAAKILEIEHLLERKPKELSGGQRQRVALGRAIVREPKVFLLDEPLSNLDAKLRVQMRAEIAKLRHRLKTTFIYVTHDQTEAMTMGDRIVVMKEGFIQQVDTPMNLYNQPKNMFVASFIGSPAMNFLKAKVREEKGVLCLETPDFRLTSVEERREELASYISKEIVMGIRPEAIYDKESFIEEHPDWALDVTIEVVEPVGSENYVYFFLSGVNMIARMEPSSTAKVMKTHRIALDMRAAHFFDPETQETIPRQ; encoded by the coding sequence TTGGCTGGCTTAGTACTGAGAAATGTCGTTAAGAAATTCGAGCAATCGACGGTGGTTCATAATTTTAACTTAGAAATTGAGGATAAAGAATTTCTTGTTTTAGTCGGCCCGTCCGGATGTGGAAAGTCCACAACCCTGCGGATGATTGCAGGCTTAGAAGGGATTTCTTCCGGAGAAATCATGATCGATGGCAAACTGGTTAACGATTTGGCTCCCAAAGACCGGGATATAGCTATGGTTTTTCAGAGCTATGCTTTATACCCTCATATGAATGTTTTTGAAAACATGGCTTTTGGCTTAAAATTAAATAAATATCCTAAAAAAGAAATTGTTCAAAGGGTGAAAGAAGCGGCTAAAATTCTGGAGATTGAACATTTGTTAGAGCGAAAACCTAAAGAACTTTCGGGCGGACAGCGGCAGAGGGTTGCTTTGGGGCGAGCCATTGTTCGTGAACCCAAAGTATTCCTCTTAGATGAACCCCTTTCAAACTTGGATGCCAAGCTTAGGGTTCAGATGCGTGCCGAGATCGCTAAACTCCGTCATCGTCTGAAAACCACCTTTATTTATGTAACCCATGATCAGACAGAAGCTATGACCATGGGGGACAGAATCGTCGTCATGAAAGAAGGATTTATCCAGCAAGTCGATACCCCCATGAATTTATATAACCAGCCGAAGAATATGTTTGTGGCCAGTTTTATCGGCTCTCCGGCGATGAACTTCCTGAAGGCAAAGGTAAGGGAGGAAAAAGGGGTTCTTTGTTTAGAGACACCGGATTTCCGCTTGACTTCCGTTGAAGAGCGCCGAGAGGAGCTTGCTTCATACATATCGAAAGAAATCGTGATGGGGATTCGCCCCGAAGCTATTTATGATAAGGAGTCCTTTATAGAGGAGCATCCGGACTGGGCATTGGATGTAACGATTGAAGTGGTTGAACCGGTAGGCTCCGAGAACTATGTTTACTTCTTTTTAAGCGGCGTCAATATGATTGCACGCATGGAGCCTTCCAGCACAGCTAAAGTGATGAAAACTCACAGAATTGCTTTAGATATGAGGGCTGCTCATTTTTTCGATCCGGAGACTCAGGAGACAATACCCAGACAATGA
- a CDS encoding glycerophosphodiester phosphodiesterase has translation MKILGHRGAAGTSPENTLPSFAKGLEFGVDGFEFDVQLTRDKEIVICHDERVDRTSDGVGWIKDYSLKELKQLNFGVEFGMFAAIPTFTELLEMLKGRSLILNVEIKTGLIKYPGIVGRVVDLLEKYQVTQQSIISSFEHHTILEVIQDFPHLQTGLLYDCGLVAPWLYAQNLGASHLHPHFAFVTPELVRESHLRGIGVNTYTVNEDWEMEHVAVSGADMVITNYPERFIAR, from the coding sequence ATGAAAATATTAGGCCATAGAGGAGCTGCCGGTACATCCCCTGAAAATACGTTGCCCTCCTTTGCCAAGGGCTTAGAATTTGGAGTGGATGGATTTGAGTTCGATGTGCAGCTGACGCGGGATAAAGAGATTGTCATTTGTCATGACGAACGAGTTGATCGCACCAGCGATGGTGTTGGCTGGATAAAAGACTATTCACTTAAGGAACTCAAGCAGCTTAACTTTGGGGTGGAGTTCGGTATGTTTGCTGCTATTCCCACCTTCACTGAGCTGCTGGAAATGCTGAAAGGCAGATCCCTCATACTTAATGTGGAAATTAAAACAGGCTTGATCAAATATCCTGGCATTGTTGGTCGAGTGGTTGATTTATTAGAAAAGTACCAAGTGACTCAGCAAAGCATTATTTCTTCTTTTGAACATCATACCATCTTAGAAGTTATTCAGGATTTCCCCCACCTGCAAACAGGATTGCTTTATGACTGCGGACTTGTCGCCCCTTGGCTTTATGCTCAGAACTTAGGGGCAAGTCATTTACACCCTCATTTTGCCTTTGTCACTCCGGAATTAGTTAGAGAAAGTCATTTGCGGGGAATCGGCGTTAATACTTACACAGTGAATGAGGATTGGGAGATGGAGCATGTTGCCGTCTCAGGAGCGGATATGGTAATTACCAATTATCCGGAACGTTTTATTGCCAGGTAA
- the glpA gene encoding anaerobic glycerol-3-phosphate dehydrogenase subunit GlpA, protein MIDYQVVIVGGGATGVGILRDLSMRGISALLLEQGDLAHGTSSRFHGLLHSGARYAVKDSVSAAECIAENLILKQIAAHCIADTGGWFVQSEEDDSLYVEQWLKGCGKANIPIRELSLAEAYVKEPLLKSVSRVFEVPDATVDGFKLVWANAKSAKHYGGEYKTYHQVQSLIMESGKVVGVKAKDLTNGEEVAFHSEVVVNASGAWAAKIAASIGVTLEVICDKGTLLAFNHRLFQRVINRLHLPSDGDIFVPHETITILGTTSEIVDSPQDNQPKDDEVKRLLSMGGMLLPNIINYRVIRAFAGVRPLHRDDSKLPGSAEAGREVSRNFALIDHEAQDGVQGLISIVGGKFTTYRLMAEKVSDWVADKLGNKVPCRTAQESLLPEIPKDLRQQALRILPSAAAEKMLERLGDDAKEVIEKIKRDPSKAQMLCECEMVSAAEIEKVAADPDSHHLADIRRKTRLGMGTCQGAFCTYRVLPLLRLEKQKFDPIQGELRSFINQRWKGIRPVLWGQQLRETELTRAIYAGTLQLNENQR, encoded by the coding sequence ATGATAGATTACCAGGTTGTGATTGTTGGCGGTGGTGCAACTGGAGTAGGGATTTTGCGGGATTTAAGCATGAGGGGGATATCTGCTTTATTGCTGGAACAAGGAGACTTGGCCCATGGAACCAGCTCACGCTTCCATGGTTTATTGCACAGCGGCGCTCGCTATGCAGTTAAAGACTCTGTTTCAGCGGCAGAATGTATTGCCGAGAATCTCATTCTTAAACAGATTGCCGCTCATTGTATCGCGGATACAGGAGGTTGGTTTGTTCAGTCGGAAGAGGATGACTCCCTTTATGTGGAACAATGGCTTAAAGGATGCGGCAAGGCTAATATTCCTATACGGGAACTATCCCTTGCAGAGGCTTACGTCAAGGAACCCTTGCTGAAGAGTGTGTCCAGAGTGTTTGAGGTGCCTGATGCAACAGTGGATGGTTTTAAGCTGGTTTGGGCTAATGCCAAATCCGCTAAGCATTACGGCGGTGAATACAAAACCTATCATCAAGTTCAATCTCTTATTATGGAAAGCGGCAAGGTTGTTGGCGTAAAGGCCAAAGATCTTACCAATGGCGAAGAGGTGGCTTTTCATAGTGAAGTGGTAGTCAATGCCAGCGGTGCCTGGGCTGCAAAGATTGCGGCTTCTATCGGTGTTACTTTAGAGGTGATCTGTGATAAGGGAACCTTGCTGGCCTTCAATCATCGGCTCTTCCAGCGAGTGATCAATCGCTTACATCTGCCCAGTGATGGTGATATTTTTGTCCCCCATGAGACAATTACCATCTTGGGCACTACTTCGGAAATTGTTGACTCACCCCAAGATAATCAACCTAAGGATGATGAGGTTAAAAGGTTGTTGAGTATGGGTGGAATGCTTCTTCCTAATATCATAAATTACAGAGTCATCCGGGCCTTTGCAGGAGTAAGGCCTCTTCACCGGGATGATAGTAAACTGCCAGGGTCTGCAGAAGCGGGTCGGGAGGTAAGCCGGAACTTCGCCCTGATTGATCATGAAGCTCAGGATGGAGTTCAAGGGTTGATCAGCATTGTCGGAGGAAAGTTCACGACCTATCGCTTAATGGCAGAAAAAGTGTCCGACTGGGTGGCAGATAAGCTGGGCAATAAGGTCCCTTGCCGTACAGCTCAGGAATCATTACTGCCGGAAATACCTAAAGATTTACGACAACAAGCTTTGCGGATTTTGCCTTCTGCCGCTGCAGAAAAAATGCTGGAAAGGCTTGGAGATGATGCAAAAGAGGTTATTGAAAAAATCAAAAGGGATCCCAGTAAAGCCCAAATGCTATGTGAGTGTGAAATGGTGAGTGCTGCGGAAATAGAAAAAGTTGCCGCCGATCCGGATTCTCATCATTTGGCCGATATCCGGCGCAAGACTCGCCTGGGAATGGGGACTTGCCAGGGGGCTTTCTGTACCTACCGAGTGCTGCCTTTATTGAGACTGGAGAAGCAAAAGTTTGATCCTATACAAGGCGAGTTGCGAAGTTTTATTAATCAGCGCTGGAAAGGAATACGACCGGTATTATGGGGACAGCAATTGCGTGAAACTGAGTTAACCAGAGCAATATACGCAGGCACCCTTCAACTAAATGAAAACCAGCGATAA